CGCCGAAGCGCCGAAGCTGGCGCCGTACCGCGAGAAGATCATCGAACGCATCGCCCGCGTCCTGGGCACCGAGGAGAACGCCGTGGGATTGAAGGCGACGACGAACGAAGGTCTGGGCGCGATCGGGCGCGGCGAAGGGATGGCGGCCTTCGCGGTGGTGTTGCTGACGTCGGTGGAAGCCTGAGAATGGCCGCCACCACGCGCATCTTCGGATTTCATCCGGTGCACGAGGCGCTGCTGCACCGGGCGCACGAGGTGCGCCGGGTCTGGATCCTCGCCGCCCGCCAGGGGACCCGCCGCCGTGAGGTGGAGAAGCTCTGCACGGCGGCCGGCGTCGAGTTCGCGAGCGCGGCGCCCTCCGATCCGGTCTGGCTCGGCGGCGCGGTGCACAACGGCTTCGCAGCCGAGCTCGCGCATCAGCCAGGGGGGATGGCGTCGGCGGGGACCACAACCGGAGGCAGTCCCGGCGCCGGCGCCGAACGCGGTGACGCGAGCTTCGTCGTCCTCGCCGAGGACATCCAGGATCCGCGCAATCTCGGTGCGCTGCTGCGCGTCTGCGAAGGGGCAGGCGTCGGCCGGGTGCTGGTTCGCGACCGCGGTTCGGCGCCGCTCTCGGCAACGGCGGTCAAGACGTCCGCCGGGGCTTCGGAGTGGCTCACGGTCGAGCGCATCGGCAGCTCCGCGCAGCGCCTCGAGCAGTTGAAGAAGGAGGGCTACTGGATCTACGGCCTGGCGGCCGGCGGCGAGGTGCCGTGGAGCGTCGATCTCACCGGCCCGGTAGTGCTCTGCGTCGGCGGCGAAGAGGACGGCCTGCGCCAGCTGACCCAGGAGCGCTGCGACCGCCTCATCGGCCTGCCGATGCAGGGCCACGTCAGCTCGCTCAACCTCGCGACGGCCGCTGCGGCCGTGCTCTACGACGCGGTCCGTCAGCGCACGACCGGCAAGAAAGGGCGCTGAAACACCCGGCGCTGCACGGACCTGTCGCAAATCGACGGAGCTCCGGCGATTCGCGGAAGCTCGGAGCGGCCCTCCGACCACCGCGCGGCTTGTCAGAAGGGCCTTAAAACCACTAGACTCCGCGAGCGGTCCGGCCAGAAAAGTGGATCGGTTCGGAGGATCCGCCGGGA
This genomic window from Thermoanaerobaculia bacterium contains:
- a CDS encoding RNA methyltransferase, with amino-acid sequence MAATTRIFGFHPVHEALLHRAHEVRRVWILAARQGTRRREVEKLCTAAGVEFASAAPSDPVWLGGAVHNGFAAELAHQPGGMASAGTTTGGSPGAGAERGDASFVVLAEDIQDPRNLGALLRVCEGAGVGRVLVRDRGSAPLSATAVKTSAGASEWLTVERIGSSAQRLEQLKKEGYWIYGLAAGGEVPWSVDLTGPVVLCVGGEEDGLRQLTQERCDRLIGLPMQGHVSSLNLATAAAAVLYDAVRQRTTGKKGR